Below is a window of Methanobacteriaceae archaeon DNA.
ACCCGTTACCAGCTGAAAGTTCATGATCAGGTCCTGGATAAGGTTCACCAGTTTCATCAAAGGTTTTCAAAGCCTGAAGGGTGGTGTTGCCAATGTCAAAACAGTCCCCCATAACTGAGAGATGTCCTTCCTTGTACCAGCACTGGTAACGTGATAGCTGGTCTATGGGGTCAAATTTTTGCTTTTTGATGAGGCTTTCCATTAGACATAGTGCCAGACTGGTATCATCAGTCCACATTCCAGGCTCCAGGTTAAAGGGCCCTCCCCCTATCATGTCATGGACTGGTTGGAATGTGCCAGGACTCTTAAACTCCAGGGGAGCTCCCAGGGCATCACCAACTGCCAGCCCCAGAATAGCACCTCTGAACCTGTCCATGATCTCTTCTTTAACCTGCTCCAGCCTGACTAGGATCTTCACCATCCTTCCATCATCTAACAAGCTCCCGATAGAGCCTTCATCTATCCGCTCAGCATTAACCAGGTGTATGAATAAACTCTGCAGAGTGGCCAAATCTGCATTTTTCAAAGAATCAGGGTCATCTAAATATTTCTCTACCTCATCCAACCCGTGAAAACTATGTCCCCTGTTTTTATGGTACAAGTCCCGTATAAATCTATTTACCTTAAAAGAGTAAGATATACAGGGTAAATGTCCATTCTCAGATTTTACAGTGTAAAATTGGTTTCCCATATCCCTGAAATAGGGTAAATATGCAACTAGACATTCTATATCATCTAAATTAGGTAAGCGTGGTTCCTTTCCATAACCATTAAAATTCTTCATCTATAGTATCCTCCAATTAATATCACCGCCTCACTTTGATAGAAAAAAATCTGTATCTTATTTTCTATTTACCTTTTCTCATGTAAATATGCGCCAAAGTGAAATTTTTCTTTGAAAGGTTCCTAGGTTTCTGATGGTTTTCGAACTAAATTTTTTAGGACAAATCAGGAAATCAAAAATTATTGGGGAGGAATTTAAACTAGATTAGACCCAAACCTTAATTATTTTATATTGAACATTTTTTTCATGGAACAGTTCCAGTACTTCATCCACATGGGATGCATCAATTAAAAAAGTTGCTCTACCCATTTTCTTTCCCTGTTCCTGGACTATCCCCTTACCTTCATTAAAATATTCTTTGCCACCATGGATGGATTTCACCTGGTATCCGTACAATCTCCTTTTAACGAACATCTTATCCCTGGCTGGCAGGCCCTTAAAACTGTATGAAATGAAAGCAGAAGGTTTAAGATAATCTTCTTTGCCCAGTATTCTAGATGGAAGTGCATATAACACCACCCCATCTTTAGCTACTTCCCAGAGGAATTCGGAATCAATATTCTCATTCTTATTCATAAATACAAATGAGAAGGGGTTATCCATATGGTATTTCTTTTCCACCTCACCAGCAAGTTTATGAACCAATCGCCCCTCCTCACCTATTTCAGGATCATGGTCTGCATCAAAATAGAGTAAAATATCAATATCACTCTTTTTATGCATTTCTCCTCTGGCAGCTGAACCAAATAGCACTACTGCTTCCAGAGATGATATTTTACTTAATTTCCTGGCCAGCTCAAAGGAAATAACTTCAACATTCATCTTTCCATCTCTCAATAACTCTTAAAATCTGTAAAGTCTTTTTGATGGTATCTCCGTTTCCTTTAACTCCGTACCATCTCCCGTGCCTTAATGTTTCCAATTCTGAAAATGCATCTGCAATCTCATCATCATCGTTTTCCCTTAAAAACCTTAAAAGACCTGTATGAATATCTTTATGGACCCCATATTTCTTTTCAGAGCCATAAGCAATTTAATGTAAAGCACAACCATATACCAGTTCCACAACAGAACTTACATTTTTGTCACTATCCTTAAGTATTTCTATTGAATTTTTTATCTCGTTAGCTCTTTCTAGGTGTCCCTTGGCTTTCATAAAATACCTCTGTTTTATGAGTTTAGAAATCATCATATAAATATTTTCTGTATTCATATAACATAAATTCTGTTATTTAAGTACATAAAATGAGCTGGTGGATTTTTCCTTAGATATATATCATAAATTGAGTGTTCACTAGCAAAGATTTCCTACCTGATTAAAGATAGTAGAACCATTCTTTTTTAACAACAATATCCATAATCATTAAATATTCACAATTATAAGAACAATATAAATAAGGGATTTAATGGTTGGAAAAATGATAATACCTTACTCTACCTTTGAAGATATTGCCATTAATAAACTTAAAAGAAAAATAGGTGCTGATGATAACCCTGAACAACACCAGTCCATCAGTGCCCCCACCAGCCAGTCACAGTTTTTGGTTGCTGGGCCAGGGAGTGGTAAAACCACAGTCATGGTTTTGAAGATATTAAAATTTATCTACGTGGATGGAGTATCACCCAATAGTATCTTAGCCACAACCTTCACTAGAAAGGCAGCATCAGAGTTAAGTTCAAGGATTCTTTCATGGGGAGATGAAATACGACAAGCACTGCTTGAAGACCCTGAATTTAAAGACATACACCCAGATCTAAAAAGACTGGACTTCAACCAGATCATAACTGGAACCCTGGACAGTATCTCCCAGGACATACTCAAACTACACCGAAAACCAGGAGCAGCACCTCCAGTGGTCATTCAGGACTTTGTTACCAGTGCACTTATGCTCAACAAAGGACTTTTTCAAGGGGAAAAACACAAAAACCAAGACCTTAGAGACTACCTTATTCAACTCAGGGGAACATCATTCGGGTTCAACACCAATGAGATGAGCAAACAGCTTTTAGAAATCAAAGACCGGGTGTATTATGATCAGGTAGATTGGGATGAACTGGCCCGGGAAAAAGGAAATGAACACCCGGGTTTTAAAGTAGCCCATCAGGCAATAAACAACTATCTAGAGGAGCTTCAATCCAGAAATCTTTATGACTTTGCCATGCTGGAAGCTGATTTCCTGGATCAGCTAAAACAGGGAGAACTTGATGATTTCCTAAAGGGTTTGAAGATAATTCTGGTGGATGAATACCAGGACTCCAACCTCTTGCAGGAACAAATCTACTTCCAACTGGCAAAAGCAGCCATTGAAAATGGTGGGAACATTACCGTAGTGGGAGATGATGATCAATCACTCTACAGATTTAGAGGAGCCACTGTTGATCTTTTCACCAAATTCCAGGAACGCTTCAAAGAGCAATTAAACCACCCCACAGAATTAATCTACCTATCACAAAACTACAGGTCCACTGAAAAAATAGTGAACTTCTGCAACCAGTTCGTCACCCTGGACCCTGAATTTCAGTATGCAAGAGTTAAAGATAAACCAGCTATATTACCAGAAAGATCTCCACCCTTTACCGATTATCCTATTATTGGCATGTTCCGTGATGATGTAGAAACACTTGCCCGTGACTTATCCCACTTTATAGAGCAAGTGGTTTGTGAAGATGGATACAAAGTAGGAGATTATTTAATCAGGGTAAACCCTGATGAAGGTTCACCCACGGATCTTTCCATTCTTTTAAGTTCTCCACAGGAACAGGCCTACGATAGGAAAAAACTTCCCTACTATTTAAGGGAAAACTTAAAAATACCCATTTTCAATCCTAGAGGACAGAGTTTAGAGAGGACCTGGGAGGCTAGTGTTCTCTGCGGACTGATACTGGACTGTATTGACCCGGAATGTGAAGTTCAGGATTCTGTAGACAGTATCCCGAAAACTGCCCGGGAAAATTTCAAATCATGGCGGAAAACTGCCAGGGATTACCTGGAAACCGAACCAAACCCTAACAAACCAATTAGTTTGCAGGAATTTGTGCATGCATGGCAAAAAAGAGAACCGCTGGGTAGGAGGACCTGGAAAAAAACTGTTCCCCTCCTGGATCTGGTTTACAAATTAGTGACCTGGATTCCCAACTTGCAGGATGATGTGGAAGGATTAGTGTATCTGGAAGCCATAACCCGCACCATATCGGATACAGCTCTTTTCAGTAACTACGCTGGTGAGCTTGTTTTTGACAAAGAAAATCCAGAACGCGAATATTACTCTATAAAAGATGCTTACTGGAATATACTGGTTCCCATCGCAACTGGGGCTATAAAAGTGGATGAAGGACTTCTGGACACCCTCCCGGATAATAGAATAAATATCATGTCCATCCACCAGTCAAAGGGACTTGAATTCCCATTGGTAATTGTGGATGTGTGTTCAGATTTTAGAAACAACCATAAGTTGAATGCCTTTAAAAGATTCCCAGAGGATGGTGGTAGATCCTGTACAATGGAAGATGAAATTAGAATCTGCTCACCCCTAGGCTTACCAGAAAGACCTGGAAGACAAAGGGCCTTTGATGACCTTATAAGACACTACTTCGTTGCCTACAGCCGTGCCCAGGATGTTCTTTTGCTGGTGGGACTAACTACCTATCCCAGTATTCCTAATGTGGCCACTGGTTGGACTAGAGATGGGAGATGGCCTTGGGAGGGTTTGGATAACATAATCATGATTTAGGTGATGGCATGACTCTTTCAGTACGTTCAAAACCATATATTATCCCTGAATATAGTCTCACTGGTGATTTACTAGCATTTTTAACCTGTGGATTACAGTATCGCTATCAGAATAAGGGTACCTTACCTCCCTCCATGCCTATTCAGTTGTGGTTCGGAGACTTCATCCATGGAGTTATGGAGGAATCATACCTCAAATGGAAGGATGAAGATTGGAAAGACTTCCCCTGGGACTGGGAAACACAGGTAAGAAAAGTAGAGTTAATGATCCATAAACGTTTAGAATCAAGGGGACTTAAACCACCCGCCAATTTATTCTGTCCATTTGAAGGGGTAAGCGAACACCAAGGATTATGTCCTGATGAAGATCATCCCCACAAATTAACTGCCAGTATCAGGGCAGAACAAGCAATCAACACCTGGGGGCCTCATTTATTCCCTTTGGTTGATGATAATGAGGTTCGTTTAAAGGGGATAAGGGACATGCCCCACTTCAAAAAGGATGTTAGCCGGTCCAATTTTTATGGGATAACTGGAATTATAGATGTCTTGAGTTCAGTTAAAATTGAAGAAGCATCAAAAAAAAACCTTATCATTAAATATTTACACCGGGACCCTGTCTTTCTGGAAAAACTAGATAATCTCAAATCAGACCAATATGAAGTTATAGTGGATTACAAGGGAATGAAAAGACCATCTATAGGCTCACCACCATGGGACCATCATCACTGGCAGGTGCAAACCTATGCCTGGTTGAGATCCTTGCAATCAGAATCCAATCCCGTGTTGATTGGAATCCTCTTCTACCTCAATGAACTATCTTTATTTAAGGAAGACCTGATTATACTTAAAAAAGAGGTGCAAGAAGAAAAAACTGATGTCATGCCTGAAGGTGGTGACAGGAAGTCAATTTTAAAGTGGAACCCTAAAAAAAGAATCCCCTCGTTTTCAGAACCCTTCAGACACCTTCGATCGATAAGATTAATTCCCATTGATGAAGTTTCCATGGAAAAATCACTTCTTGAATTTGACAGTGTAGTGGCAGATATTGAACACAGCATCATAAATGAAGTGCATGGCCAGGTTATTCAGTCTTCATGGAAAACCAATCCAGATAGACGTAAATGTGATGCCTGTGATTATAAGAGTTTTTGTAAAAGTTCAGCTAGTCCTAAGAAGCTTACTGTTCCGTAATAATTATAAAGAAGTAGCATAATTGGTCCAGAAAAAAATCTATTAGGTCGTTGAAACTTTATTCAATTAACTTGATCTCTAGAGTAAGATTTTTAGGGTAAGTTAATAGGCAACCATCATGCTTATAATTGACACTATTAAGTCTTATTTTATTTACACCCCCCATTTTTTAATTATATGCCTCTTGTCATGATTTGCATCTAAATATAGTCAATTACTTCTAGTTTAACCTTTACAATTCTTCTTTCAGGGTCTTCTAAGCTTCCGGAGAACTTTTTTGATAGGTAACCGAATTTTGAGCTGCTGCCTGGAAATATTCTGTCATCATCAACAAAGGTTGTTTTGTTTGAAACGATATTTCCATTGGTATCATAACCAGTTGCATTTATTTTAACAAAACTAACAGGAGTGTTCCCATTATTTTTCACATAACCTCCGAATTCCACTGTACTGCCAGAAAATGAAAGTCGGTAAGCCTTGTAATCAATTATTTGTAAACTTGGATTTTTAGAACTCACTTCTATATTGCTCATTTCTTCTGAAGCAGTGAAATAGTAATATGCTGGTAAACCAACCAGCAGACCTAGTAGTAATAAGGCTCCCAGCAGGGTTCCGATTAAACGGGTTGTGTTCATAAATCTACCGTGCTCCTGGTACCAGGTTACTATAAGAACAACGGTTATTGTGATTGCAGCGACCATAAACCAAATCATGTTTCCTGATAAATATGTAGGCACTAGTATTAGTAAGGACAGACCGATGATAATGGGTATTCTTAGAAACAGTGCCATTTTTTTGCCCATAAGTGTGTACCAAATTACAAAGGCGAGAATTGCCACTACAAACAAGATGGAGAATATCTTATCTTCCAAGGGGAGGGCCATGAATTCTTGAATATCTTCCAGATCAATCCCCCTACCCACTTTAAGCACTGGGAGAAATACATTAGCAGTAACAGGAGGTGTATTAGCATCCAGATAACTTCCAGATGTTTCATGAACGTTTACTAAAGCAAAAACACCACTAGGAAATGCGATAAATCCAATAAATAAAAATATTAATAATTTATAATTCACCAGGTTCAATTTAAACTCCCCTATCCTTTTTTAAAAACCTAATTTCCTTTGATTTTATAACTTTTTAGAAAGAAGAATACCTAATCCTACTATCAGCAGGTGTGATTATTAGGCTAACTCTTTTACCTTATTTATATTTCATTCATCCGGAGGACTTTCATATTCGTCCTGGTCCTGAGAACTTTTAAAATACTTCCATTCACTGTACAATCCATACATTATCAGGATAAATGCAAATAACTGGAATAATATTAATACCTCCTGGTTGGTTATGCCAATTATTTGTATCAAGTTGGATATTCCAAATACCAGGAAAGCCATTCCTAAATAGAGTAGTAAGGGATCCACCCAATGGCGATAAACCATGTATGAACCCACCGCAATAATTAGAGAAAATACTATGTTTAATATCGGTAAATAATCAATACCCATCATCATTTACATCACCACCAATTTTTTCTTTGATAGAAAGGTTTAAAAAAAATTCAAATTTTGCCCCTCATGGATTCAATGTCGCTACTGGCTTTTAGGCCACTGCTACCCTCGGTAATGGTTATGGACCTGATCACTGCCCCTGAATTCATGTAATCTTCCGCTTTAGTACCTGCGTAAGGTTTGAATGGACCTTTAACTGTCCAGGTCTCTGATTTAGAACCTTGAGTGAATTTGACTAGTACTGAACCTGATGATTGCTGAACTCCAACTTCAACGTATATAACATCACCCTTCTTTAATCCTCCCACTGGAACCTTAATAGTCTCCCCTTTTTTCAAATTCGTGTATTTATCCTGTTCCTTACCATCTGGCACAATAAATGTGGTTTTGGGTGATGATTTGTTCACCCGATCCGGTACATTGGTGTTTCTAACCTCGTACATCACATTTACTGCACCTGAACCAGTGTTAGTAATCTCCAGTGAAGCGTCAGTGCCGTTTATGGGTGTAAAATAGGCTTTATAGATACCCAAACTAGCAATAGCAATAAAAATTACCGCACCGAAAAGGAGAATATATTCTGCTCCTCCTTGTCCCCTTTTTTCATCCATAAATCTCAGTGCAAGCACCCCCATCATCGTTGATAAAGACTATCAATATTGCACTTACATTATATCTATTCACTGATTAATAAGATTTAATGATTTTTTGGTGAAAATAAGCACATAACCATACATTTTATGGAGAAGTTACCTCCAGTGGGGAATTTCATTCAAATTTATGTAAAAATTAACCATTAGAAGTAATAAGGTAGCTATTAAAATTAATAGATCCGGAAAGAATGTCAAATTGAAGTTTAAGATTGTTTTTTACAAAAAAGAAGACAAATGAAGTCAAAAAAATATTTTTTTTGAATATCGTTCAACAACCATTTTATAGATCCCTAAAAATATTTTAGAACATAATCCTGGCAATCAATAAAAAACCCCCAATAAATAAACACTGATAAATAAGATACCGAAACGAGATTTGGTGGTTTCTACTGTTTAATAACCCGAAAATTTACAATAGAAACTATATGCCAAATCCCTAATGTTTCGGTTTTGATGTGTTCTTTAGCAAATTACATTCTATAGCTTCGCCTTTTACTGTAAGTGGACATTTGATTTTTTTCAATGTCAGATGTATTGAAAAATGCGGTGTGTATAACCTGGTTCCGGAAGATTAAAGCTGAACCCACTACACTGGGGCCTTCCAGACGATGATCACAACCATAGCCCACTGATTTATGCTTTTCATCCATACACAAACGAACCTCATCCAAAAATGATTTGCTCTTATCTAACCCATTATAATATTCTTCACCATTCCCCTTTAGTATTGCTTCCAATGCATAGCTTTTTAAGAGTTTAGGGTAGAGAATTTGGAAGGCTTTGCTGCTGGAGACCATATCCATACCCATAACTTCTCCATTAAACATTACCAGCAATCCTTTTTGACCATCAACTAAAGGGAAAGATTGGTGATATTTCGAGAGCTCATCTTCCCTGGACTGGTATACATCGCTCATTGCCTTGGTACTTGAACGTACCCTGGCATCACGGCTCATATTATCGATTTCATTCCAAAGTTCCATCTGGTCTGATCGGAACTGGCCACTATCCCTTACTGATGCGAGTACGGATCTGGACTTGGACTTGCGCAATCGAAGTGAAGCCACATTTCCTGAATCTCTGAAATATTTGGAATTGTAACTCCATCTTCCCTGCTCAGTACAGCTTACAGGAATCACAGTTTCACGTTGCTCTTTAAGAAGGATGGTTGTATTGAGAACACGGTTCTGCTTGGCTCCAACTAGTTCTTCCCCATCCAGTAAAAGTACCGGAACATCGGCCTTATTTATAACCTTCAACTCCGGTACTGATCCAGAGTCATCAATCTCAGTTACAGTTAAAAGATCAGCCTCCAAAGCTTCTTTCAGGGTAATGTATGGGATTTCATCTCCTTTGTTAAAAATGGGAAACACTGACATTCCCTTATATTCTTGTACTTCTCCTAATTCCATCTGGTATATGTATTCAGCAATAACATCATCCACTTTAACACACTCCTTTAGACCTTAATATCATATTGCATGGAAAAAACCTTCTATAATTCATATGGCCCTCTTTTTAATGCTGTTTGCATTTTTTCTTTCAAAATCTCATGAAGCAAAGGCTTTTTTAAAATGGCATAAGGCACTGTTTTCAGTGCATCTTTAATTAGCCCTTGATCATTCTGTCCGGTTACAAATATCACAGGAATATCCAAACTTTTTATCCTCTTAGCTGCTTCAATTCCATCTAATTCACCCTTCAACCCAATATCCATCAATATTAGATCAGGCTTAGACTTAAAGGATGCTTCGACAGCGTCCTCTCCTCTATAAACCACTGATTCCACTGAGTATCCCCATGAAGTGATTTTATTCTCCAGTCCCATGGCAATGATGGCATCATCTTCAGCAATCATTATTCTCCTATTAGAACACAGATAGATACCCCCCCATCCTGAGTGGTGAAAATAAATGCGGAATTATAAAAAAAAACAAGGGAATTATTCACACATTTATGGTTTGCTGGAAAATATTTCCTTTTTCACTTCCACCAGCAAATGCAGAGTCAAAGAGCATGACCTGAACTTTGGCAGGTGTTTCTTTATCATACAGTGAACTCATTCCCCGGGCTTTTATGGTTTGACCTGCTTTGGCATCGTTAATATTCCATGCCAGGGGGGTGCGTTCTATAACTGCACCATTTGCATCATACCATACCAGCACCATTTCTATGTAACTCATATCCTGATTGGGTACAATATCACAAGTTACATAGTACATACCGTAACCTTGATTTGATACTTGCAAATTAGAAACATTCACTGAATTTTTATTCCCTGAACTGGTGCAACCACTAACTGCTACCACTAGTAGTATGGCCACCACTCCCCATATTAAACCAACTTTTTTCATACAACTACCTCATTATTTTTCTAAAATTATCCTGATTTTTTTTAAACTTTATTTCCTGACTAATGCAACCAAACCTGCAATAAAGATTAATATACACCCTAATACTCCAAAGAGTGAAATGCTTATCAAAAGCCAGATAGCGCTAATAATAAGAATTATACCTCCCCATTTAGGATTTCGAGTGACGTATATGGCAGCGATAATGCCGACTATTGAAGCTAAGATGGCACTTACTCCCAATTCAGGGACAAATATTAAACCAATAATCCCACCAATCAATCCAAAAATTCCTCCAGCAATTCCTAAAGCCATCTCAATAGTTCTCGAAGGCTTGGTCTCAGAAAGCTCTACTTTACTAACAATATTTTCTTCCATAATCACTTCTCCTTAATTTAAGGGAGGCAAAAAGAATATTGCCTCCCCTTTTTATACCAACTCCCCAAAAGGTGGTACACATCATCATATTGTTGTTATGCTATATAAATGTTTATGTTAAACATGTACAAATATAAAAAAAATTTAACTGCAATATATTAAACCCATATATAAAAAATAAAAAATGAACTTTTCATTAATCAATATGATTACTCAGCATCAAAACACTAATATATGGGTTAAAGGAGAATTATATTATACATTAAAAAAAAACTTAAGAAATTCTACAGTGGTTTGTATGGAAAAAACCCTTATATCAACGATTTATTCTTTAGAACCAGTAATGGCATGTATCACTCAATTTTCTCCCAGTAAAGTAGTTCTTCTTCGCGAAGAGGATGCTCCTGATAAAATTATCGAATCAGAGCGGATGCTGCAGGAAACTGTGGGTAAAATACTGGAAATAAGATCCCACCCCACCAGTATTTACAATGTGGTAATGATTGCCAATGACACTGCTGAAATCATTGATGAGGAGCACGCCAAGGGCAGGAAAATAGTGGTTAACATTAGTGGCGGTAGAAAACCACAAGCCCTAGGAGCCTTATTTGGATGTTACGCTCGTCAGGATATGATAGAAAAAATAGTCTACATCACCGAAGAGGATAAAAATATAATCGAACTACCCAAATTGAACTTCGGAATATCCCGCACCAAGAGAATCATCCTGGAAGAAATAGCCTCTGGAGAAAACAACGTAAAGAACCTTTCTACCAAGATCGGGATTAGCCGGGGGATGACCTACAACCACATCCGGGAACTAAGGGAAATGGGCTTAATCAATCACAACTCTATGAATATCACCAGTGCTGGTGAACTGGCCATAATCTAATTTAAAAAATATTAATTTATTGTCCTAATGATTCCAAATGCTTCATAAAACTCCTGTGATTAACTATAAAAATTAAATAAGACATCAATCATTAAATTAATACCATTCAGGTGTTTTTCTATGTACTTTACCGCTGGACTAATACTCATTATCATAGGATGGATAATTCAGTTCTACAAAACCACAATACAGAAAGATAGAAATATAAACAGATACTTCATCCTTTTCTATATTTTAGGTGTAA
It encodes the following:
- a CDS encoding PD-(D/E)XK nuclease family protein, with protein sequence MTLSVRSKPYIIPEYSLTGDLLAFLTCGLQYRYQNKGTLPPSMPIQLWFGDFIHGVMEESYLKWKDEDWKDFPWDWETQVRKVELMIHKRLESRGLKPPANLFCPFEGVSEHQGLCPDEDHPHKLTASIRAEQAINTWGPHLFPLVDDNEVRLKGIRDMPHFKKDVSRSNFYGITGIIDVLSSVKIEEASKKNLIIKYLHRDPVFLEKLDNLKSDQYEVIVDYKGMKRPSIGSPPWDHHHWQVQTYAWLRSLQSESNPVLIGILFYLNELSLFKEDLIILKKEVQEEKTDVMPEGGDRKSILKWNPKKRIPSFSEPFRHLRSIRLIPIDEVSMEKSLLEFDSVVADIEHSIINEVHGQVIQSSWKTNPDRRKCDACDYKSFCKSSASPKKLTVP
- a CDS encoding nucleotidyltransferase domain-containing protein, which gives rise to MNVEVISFELARKLSKISSLEAVVLFGSAARGEMHKKSDIDILLYFDADHDPEIGEEGRLVHKLAGEVEKKYHMDNPFSFVFMNKNENIDSEFLWEVAKDGVVLYALPSRILGKEDYLKPSAFISYSFKGLPARDKMFVKRRLYGYQVKSIHGGKEYFNEGKGIVQEQGKKMGRATFLIDASHVDEVLELFHEKNVQYKIIKVWV
- a CDS encoding response regulator — protein: MIAEDDAIIAMGLENKITSWGYSVESVVYRGEDAVEASFKSKPDLILMDIGLKGELDGIEAAKRIKSLDIPVIFVTGQNDQGLIKDALKTVPYAILKKPLLHEILKEKMQTALKRGPYEL
- a CDS encoding class III signal peptide-containing protein, which codes for MRFMDEKRGQGGAEYILLFGAVIFIAIASLGIYKAYFTPINGTDASLEITNTGSGAVNVMYEVRNTNVPDRVNKSSPKTTFIVPDGKEQDKYTNLKKGETIKVPVGGLKKGDVIYVEVGVQQSSGSVLVKFTQGSKSETWTVKGPFKPYAGTKAEDYMNSGAVIRSITITEGSSGLKASSDIESMRGKI
- a CDS encoding CRISPR locus-related DNA-binding protein, with translation MEKTLISTIYSLEPVMACITQFSPSKVVLLREEDAPDKIIESERMLQETVGKILEIRSHPTSIYNVVMIANDTAEIIDEEHAKGRKIVVNISGGRKPQALGALFGCYARQDMIEKIVYITEEDKNIIELPKLNFGISRTKRIILEEIASGENNVKNLSTKIGISRGMTYNHIRELREMGLINHNSMNITSAGELAII
- a CDS encoding ATP-dependent helicase — its product is MVGKMIIPYSTFEDIAINKLKRKIGADDNPEQHQSISAPTSQSQFLVAGPGSGKTTVMVLKILKFIYVDGVSPNSILATTFTRKAASELSSRILSWGDEIRQALLEDPEFKDIHPDLKRLDFNQIITGTLDSISQDILKLHRKPGAAPPVVIQDFVTSALMLNKGLFQGEKHKNQDLRDYLIQLRGTSFGFNTNEMSKQLLEIKDRVYYDQVDWDELAREKGNEHPGFKVAHQAINNYLEELQSRNLYDFAMLEADFLDQLKQGELDDFLKGLKIILVDEYQDSNLLQEQIYFQLAKAAIENGGNITVVGDDDQSLYRFRGATVDLFTKFQERFKEQLNHPTELIYLSQNYRSTEKIVNFCNQFVTLDPEFQYARVKDKPAILPERSPPFTDYPIIGMFRDDVETLARDLSHFIEQVVCEDGYKVGDYLIRVNPDEGSPTDLSILLSSPQEQAYDRKKLPYYLRENLKIPIFNPRGQSLERTWEASVLCGLILDCIDPECEVQDSVDSIPKTARENFKSWRKTARDYLETEPNPNKPISLQEFVHAWQKREPLGRRTWKKTVPLLDLVYKLVTWIPNLQDDVEGLVYLEAITRTISDTALFSNYAGELVFDKENPEREYYSIKDAYWNILVPIATGAIKVDEGLLDTLPDNRINIMSIHQSKGLEFPLVIVDVCSDFRNNHKLNAFKRFPEDGGRSCTMEDEIRICSPLGLPERPGRQRAFDDLIRHYFVAYSRAQDVLLLVGLTTYPSIPNVATGWTRDGRWPWEGLDNIIMI